A genomic segment from Echeneis naucrates chromosome 20, fEcheNa1.1, whole genome shotgun sequence encodes:
- the klhl34 gene encoding kelch-like protein 34, protein MESYSCLYSSSHRTGLLSGFQRLRSERKMCDVVLEAGGVAFPCHRALLASSSEYFWALFGETTKESSAASVDLPALTPEGLDAVLDFLYSGWLSVSPSTIAVVLQAARYLQVETAVSICERFMIDGLSAQTCCCYANLAESQVLSDALEAANQTIATEMVTLLQESRDDLLQLNVQSLLAVLDADEIPGVREVELVKLALDWLDGNGPLPLLKSNLLLSRLRFGLVCPDDLARLKHRALSTPLIRSQLTRALEYHRMGPAQPIRQSKQSTLRASASRVLLVGGGSGVDRPEQHVLAFDPSSRTFSSLSSGLPLRLRHHCACSVGGFLFVLGGEEVKDGDEDGKKSVAVATSNQVLRYDPRFGRWEQAEAMLERRAQFSCCVAGGVIYAIGGRRADARASVASVEFYDMTARAWRRGATLPRALHGHASTVLDDSVYVSGGLPGNRGSIRGGNHGDSSDVNREGSRELLRWDLSGRVWEKRASMSIARFGHRLASAHGFIYALLGMYEPFCDIERYDSQADHWTRLRPLLVGSFGYGMASTPSGNLLVFGGRRWSDGQEVVTKSVLEYDTKKDRWREICQLPRPLTGTECTLLPLPD, encoded by the coding sequence ATGGAGAGCTACTCTTGCCTCTACAGTTCCTCCCACAGGACAGGACTTCTCTCCGGCTTCCAGCGCCTGCGCTCTGAGAGGAAGATGTGCGATGTGGTGCTGGAGGCCGGCGGCGTTGCCTTCCCGTGTCACCGCGCCCTTTTGGCCAGCTCCAGCGAGTATTTTTGGGCTCTGTTTGGAGAGACCACCAAGGAGAGCTCAGCGGCCTCGGTTGACCTCCCGGCGCTGACACCCGAAGGTCTGGACGCTGTTCTGGATTTCCTGTATTCGGGCTGGCTCAGCGTGTCGCCCTCCACCATTGCCGTCGTCCTCCAAGCAGCCAGGTACCTGCAAGTGGAGACCGCCGTGTCGATATGCGAGCGATTCATGATTGACGGTTTGAGTGctcagacctgctgctgctacGCCAACCTCGCCGAAAGCCAGGTGCTATCGGACGCTCTGGAGGCTGCCAATCAAACCATAGCCACGGAGATGGTGACCTTGCTGCAGGAAAGCAGGGACGACCTCCTGCAGCTGAACGTCCAGTCTCTGTTGGCGGTGCTCGACGCCGACGAGATACCTGGCGTCAGGGAGGTGGAGCTCGTAAAGCTGGCTCTCGATTGGCTGGATGGAAACGGCCCGCTCCCGCTGCTGAAATCAAACCTCTTGCTGAGCCGTCTCCGGTTCGGGTTGGTCTGCCCCGACGACCTCGCCAGACTCAAGCACCGGGCCCTGAGCACACCTCTGATCAGGAGTCAGCTGACCCGGGCTTTGGAGTACCACAGGATGGGCCCGGCTCAGCCGATCAGGCAGAGCAAGCAGTCCACGCTCAGAGCGTCGGCCAGCCGCGTGCTGCTCGTCGGCGGGGGGTCCGGCGTCGATCGGCCGGAACAGCACGTGCTGGCGTTCGACCCGAGCAGCAGGACGTTCTCGTCTCTGAGTTCCGGTCTGCCGCTGCGACTGAGACACCACTGCGCGTGCTCGGTGGGGGGTTTCCTGTTTGTGCTCGGAGGGGAGGAAGTCAAAGACGGGGACGAGGACGGGAAGAAGTCCGTCGCCGTGGCGACGTCCAACCAGGTGTTGCGGTACGACCCTCGCTTCGGCCGCTGGGAGCAGGCGGAGGCCATGCTGGAGAGGCGGGCCCAGTTCAGCTGCTGCGTGGCGGGCGGCGTGATCTACGCCATCGGGGGGCGGCGCGCCGACGCGCGCGCCTCGGTGGCTTCCGTCGAGTTTTACGACATGACCGCGCGCGCGTGGAGGCGCGGGGCGACGTTGCCCCGCGCCCTCCACGGCCACGCCTCCACCGTGCTCGACGACAGCGTGTACGTGTCGGGCGGTCTCCCGGGCAACCGGGGCAGCATCCGCGGCGGTAACCACGGTGACAGCAGCGATGTAAACAGGGAGGGCAGCAGAGAGCTCCTCCGCTGGGACCTCAGCGGCAGAGTTTGGGAAAAGAGGGCCTCCATGTCGATCGCCAGGTTCGGCCACCGCCTGGCCTCCGCCCACGGCTTCATCTACGCCCTGCTGGGGATGTACGAGCCGTTCTGCGACATCGAGCGGTACGACTCCCAGGCGGACCACTGGACGCGCCTCAGACCGCTTCTGGTTGGCTCCTTCGGCTACGGCATGGCCTCGACGCCGTCCGGAAATCTGCTGGTGTTCGGCGGGAGGAGATGGAGCGACGGCCAGGAGGTCGTCACCAAGAGCGTGCTGGAGTACGACACGAAGAAAGACCGCTGGAGGGAAATCTGTCAGCTTCCTCGACCCCTCACCGGGACCGAGTGCACGCTGTTACCCCTGCCCGACTAA